In Lysinibacillus sp. 2017, the DNA window CTTACAATTTACGAAGGGTGGAGCCTTATTATATATGCCTAACATTGATATGAATACACTTATTCAATACGTCCAACATACATGGAGCAAATTATTTAAGGAGGATATAACTGAAATTCGAAACGCTGATAAAATCATTTATGAATTGCAAGGCACTAATGAACAACTATATATTCTAAAAGGCGAAAAAACGAACTTAGACAGTGCGGAGCACAATTGTCAGTTTGCGAATCAGCTTAACACGATTTTCCCTACCCCTCTTTATATCAAATCAGTTGATGAACGTTACACTGTTTTATACGCGGACTATATTTTAACACTTGAAGAAAAATTAACAGCTGGTTCAGAAATCAATGCATTAACCGATGGACATCTAAAAGAAATCGCTGCTAATCTAGGGAAAATGCACAAGTTTAGTTTACATAACAAAATCAGACTCAATAAAGCCACTTCTTGGTCGATGTTCGGTGGCAATAAGACTTTAGCAATTGGTGATTATGATGAAAATGAGCTCTCCTTCCGTGATTTTGAAGAAGCTTTTCAACATAACGCTCATTTTGCAAGTATTAAAAAATTATATTTGGACGCTAGGAACCAATTAGTAACGCTGTGGCCGTCACTTCCAAAAGCAGCTACCCAGGGTGACTTTTGTTATTACAATATGCGGTTTGATAATGAACGAATGGTCGCCCTTTTTGATTTTAATTTGGCTGGCGACGAAGTTTTAGTTAATGAATGCGTGGCTGTGGGAATCTATTCTTGCTGGCACGTTCCTTATACTGGACAATTGCCTTCAGATGAACGCTTTCAACTATTTATGGAGTATTACAAAAAGGTGCGTCCGCTAACTGACGAAGAATTGCATGCATTGCCCCACCTGTTTTCGATTATTCGCGCCTTCCGTTATAATCGTATCGAAGCTGGCATTGCGAATGCAGAAAAGATTGATGATTTCATCGAGGAAACAACAAGTATTTTATTGAAATAAAAAGTTGAATAAAGCAACAGTATGTAGTTTCTAATATCTAACCAAAAGAAGATTTTATCTATGAAGAATTACATATGGCTTTTTTTATTAGGAATCATAATCGTACGAGTACTCAAAATAACGTTTCCAAATGAGTAAAAATGGAATCTTTGAATAAAATCTTGCATACAAGCTTACATAGCCTACTTTTATATAATAAGGAGATTTTATTATAAGAGCGAAAATTTTCAACGGCAGACATATCGCCAATTCCAAGGATCAAGAATTTGTTGTTTTTATGATTGGGATGCGGATTAATGACCTGTTCAAATTTTGGAAGTGGTTACCGGTGTTTAAAGCGATGGGGCCAATGATTAAAGAATTGTACCAACACCCACAATGGGGCTTCTTACACACTGAATTTTTCTTCAGTTGGAGAAAGGTTGTCCTTATTCAATACTGGAAAAGTTTCAATGATTTAATCAACTATGCTCATGGAAAAAACCATGCTGCTGCGTGGAAAGCATACAATCAAAAGGTTAAAGATAATGGAAGTGTCGGTGTTTTTCACGAAACGTATCAAATCGGAAAAGGTGCCTCTGAAGCGATGTATGTGAATATGCCGAAATCAGGTTTAGCAATAGCTACCGAACATATACCAGTATCTCCAGCAACGAATACTGCTAGAAAAAGAATGAATGAGTAATAGAATGTACCGAGCACAAACATCATTGAATTATTTTTGCGCCCGGTACATAAATCATATTTTAATTGCTTTATAATATGTACTTCCTTACCCAAAACGATATAATAAACATAACAAATTTATTGGACGTGAGAAGCATGAAAAAAATTCATATACCAACTGATGCCATTCGGATTATAAGTACTTCTAGTAAAGGTGACCAATCCAAATGGCGTATAGGTGATAAGTGGGTTAAGCAAAATACACTTGGCTATGAAGGTCAAGCTGAAGTGCTTGCTTCACTTGTATTAGCTTGCTCTACATTACAAGAAAAAGATTATGTAAAGTACTATCCCTGTAAAATTGTTGTGCCTTATGGAGAAACTTCTATTGGCTGTTATTCTTATGATTTCAGAGGGAAATTGCAAGAAGTTACGCTTGAACGTCTATTTGAAGCCAACTTTACATCGACGGATCCAATTCTTAATGATAAATCTCTTTCTACGCATGAAAAATTTGAGCAAATCATGCAGCTAGTACAGGACTTTACTGGACTAAATGTACGTTTAGAAATCGCTCGCCTACTTGCCTTTGATGCGATTATTTTAAATGAGGACCGACATACGAATAACATATTGTTCTTATATGATCCGCTTGAAAAGGAATGGAAGCTTGCACCAATTTTTGATAATGGTTTAAGCTTATTATCTGATGAAAAGGACTACATTTTGGGTAAACCTATAACGATATTAAAACGTAAAGTAAAGGCAAAACCATTTAACTCATCCTTTTCCAAACAAGTAACTCTTTATAAAGGACCAGCATTTATTGATAAATTAAAATTAATTGCAACACTAGAGACGAGTACAATTGATTTTGGACGAGCAAAGCAAGTATTACTATCTCAGTTAAACGAACCAAATCTAAAACATCTTTTCTTTGAAAGAAGTGAAATAAATGATTGATTACATGAAATTTGATGTCATGTGGATGGATGATGTAATTGCTAGTGTAGATTTAAAGCCCTCTAATGGTGGCACACCGTACGTCATTAACTATATTGATGATTTCAATAAGCAGTTTTCACCGAATATGGAGGGACATATAACATTAGAGGAACTTGAAAAATGGCTCAAGTGGCGCACTTTCCCACCAACACGTGCCAATGCCAATGAATTGCTCGAAAGTCTTGGCATGCAAGCATATAATCGTTGGGGCATTGTCCAAAAAACACATGGTGTCATGGCAGACGATGAAATATGGCTTCGTTTCAAAGGCGAGAATTTGCAACATAAAGATGTGTGTTTACGTAAGGAACTATACTATCCGGAGTCTACAAATGAAACGATACAAGAAAATATCTAAAAAATGAACCATTACTTCTATTAATAACCCGTTCAGTTGTCTGGTACAAAATAAGAATTAAACACATAAATAGAGGCTGGGACAAAACCCAAAAATAGCATTTTTCTCTGTGAGAAAAATGCTATTTTTTCGTCGCAAGAAAATTGATTTCCATTCCGGGTACGCTTTCCGGGGGCGTGGCCTGAGCCTGTAGACTCAGGCGTCACGCTATTCCCCAGGAGTCGACCCTCCATTCCAATCAATTTTCGATTTATCATTTTTTCATCATAATATTTTGCTTATTTCTTTAAATTTTTTACTTATGTCCCAGCCTCTTTATTTGCTGTTTATATTGCGAATTTGTAGTTTAGCCTTGCTTTATTGTGTAAGTACCCGAACATTTTCATCTCTTTAAAAATTTTATTGCTCTATTAAATAAATTGAAACTTGTTCATCGAATAATCTAAGCGATATTTTTTTATTTGTATCATATTCAACTTGATATTGTACTCCCTGTAGAAGTACATTTTGATTCAAAAAGGTTTCATAATCCTTTAACCATTTAATTGTCCCCTCATCTGAAACAATACTTATTGCGATATATTCATTTACAGGAAGGTTCCATTGCTTTCTTGCATCCTGAATGGCACGAATTAACTCTCTCATTTGGCCTTCTTTTTTCAAATCATCTGTGATGACAAGATCTAATAACACACGACATTCACCATCTTCATTTAATGCAAATCGTTCATCTACAATTGAATGTTTTATAAGATGTTCCATCGTTAATGTTACATTTTGACCATCTATTAATACCTCAAGTGACTGCTGTTGCTCTAATTGCTGCTTTTCTTCGCTCGTTAAATGTAAAACAATTTCCTTCATTTTGTTTACCGTTTTACCAAAAGCAGCACCAGCCTTTTTAAAGTTTAATGTATACTGAATGGTTTCATACTCTTTGAAATTGCTCACCCACTGTACACTTTTTACATTTAACTCTTGTTCAATAATTTCTTTATAAACAAGGTAATTTTGATGTGATGACTTCGTAGAAATATATAAATTTGCAAGTGGTTGCTTTACCTTGATGGCTTTTTCATTACGTATACTTCGTCCTAATTCAACGACAGACAGTACATGTTGCATTTCAAATTCTAATTGATTGTTTATTAAACTTTCATTCACGCTTGGATAATCCTGAAGATGAACACTTTCTCCATGTAACTGTTGATAGATATCTTCTGCTATATAAGGCGTAAACGGAGCTAACAATAAACTAATATTTGATAATACTTCATGTAATGTGCTGAAAGCTGCAATC includes these proteins:
- a CDS encoding DUF4188 domain-containing protein, producing MRAKIFNGRHIANSKDQEFVVFMIGMRINDLFKFWKWLPVFKAMGPMIKELYQHPQWGFLHTEFFFSWRKVVLIQYWKSFNDLINYAHGKNHAAAWKAYNQKVKDNGSVGVFHETYQIGKGASEAMYVNMPKSGLAIATEHIPVSPATNTARKRMNE
- a CDS encoding HipA domain-containing protein produces the protein MKKIHIPTDAIRIISTSSKGDQSKWRIGDKWVKQNTLGYEGQAEVLASLVLACSTLQEKDYVKYYPCKIVVPYGETSIGCYSYDFRGKLQEVTLERLFEANFTSTDPILNDKSLSTHEKFEQIMQLVQDFTGLNVRLEIARLLAFDAIILNEDRHTNNILFLYDPLEKEWKLAPIFDNGLSLLSDEKDYILGKPITILKRKVKAKPFNSSFSKQVTLYKGPAFIDKLKLIATLETSTIDFGRAKQVLLSQLNEPNLKHLFFERSEIND